The following coding sequences lie in one Heyndrickxia oleronia genomic window:
- the metK gene encoding methionine adenosyltransferase yields the protein MSKKYLTAESVCAGHPDKLCDIIADSILEACLRKDRASRVACEVMATKGKIIVAGEISCSEKIDIRYIVRNVLKEIGYNPLKFLIYVYVHNQSVDIAAGVNTALEARNGINEQYGSIGAGDQGTMYGFATKETREMLSLPLVLSHRIVKRLDDCRKGKLIKGILPDGKAQVTVEYDDDTPVRIKTIVISVQHDKNKTQEELKADILNNVLWQCFEDFPFDDETEILINPSGQFVLGGPAADTGLTGRKIMVDTYGGLTSHGGGALCGKDPTKVDRSGAYMARYIAKHIVWCGYAKKCEVSISYAIGKANPVAFTVNTLGTGTVSDEILTLAAQETFNLRPAAIIEKLRLRNVIYSDTAAYGHFNSCLFPWEDVNKYSEFRKAVEKYVDRED from the coding sequence ATGAGTAAAAAATACTTAACAGCAGAAAGTGTATGCGCCGGGCATCCTGACAAACTATGTGACATCATTGCAGATAGCATTTTGGAAGCTTGCCTACGTAAAGATAGGGCATCAAGGGTGGCTTGCGAGGTTATGGCGACTAAAGGAAAGATTATCGTGGCGGGCGAGATCTCCTGTAGCGAGAAAATCGACATCCGATACATTGTTAGGAATGTACTAAAAGAGATTGGATATAACCCTTTAAAATTTTTGATTTATGTGTATGTACATAATCAAAGTGTAGATATTGCAGCTGGTGTGAATACCGCACTGGAAGCACGAAATGGAATAAACGAACAGTACGGTTCCATAGGTGCTGGAGACCAGGGAACAATGTATGGCTTTGCTACAAAGGAAACAAGAGAAATGCTCTCCCTACCCCTTGTACTATCTCACAGAATCGTAAAGAGACTGGATGATTGTCGCAAAGGAAAATTAATAAAAGGTATTCTTCCCGATGGTAAAGCACAGGTAACGGTGGAATATGATGATGACACTCCAGTGAGAATAAAGACAATCGTAATTTCGGTACAGCATGATAAGAATAAAACACAGGAAGAACTTAAGGCAGACATCCTTAACAATGTCTTATGGCAGTGTTTTGAGGACTTCCCTTTTGATGATGAAACAGAAATTCTCATCAATCCCTCTGGTCAGTTTGTTCTTGGCGGTCCCGCTGCTGATACGGGTTTGACCGGTAGAAAAATCATGGTCGATACCTACGGAGGGCTTACATCTCATGGAGGTGGTGCTCTTTGTGGTAAAGACCCAACCAAAGTTGACCGAAGCGGTGCTTACATGGCTCGCTATATTGCCAAGCATATCGTTTGGTGTGGTTATGCAAAGAAATGTGAAGTGAGTATTTCCTATGCCATTGGTAAGGCAAATCCAGTAGCTTTTACTGTAAATACCCTTGGTACTGGCACTGTTTCTGATGAAATATTAACTCTTGCTGCCCAGGAGACTTTCAACTTAAGACCCGCGGCCATCATTGAAAAGCTACGTCTTAGAAATGTCATTTACTCTGACACCGCGGCTTATGGCCATTTTAATAGTTGTTTGTTCCCATGGGAGGATGTAAATAAATATAGTGAATTTAGAAAGGCGGTGGAAAAGTATGTTGATAGAGAGGATTAA
- a CDS encoding P27 family phage terminase small subunit, protein MAKDGTNRGGARIGSGQKKKPLADKIAEGNPGKRKLEVVEFQNTADLKGQEMPKPMAMLSAVQKDGKTLVASEIYEITWKWLEERGCAHLVLPQLLERYAMSAARWIQCEEAVTEFGFLAKHPTTGNAIQSPYVAMSQNFMSQTNRLWMEIYQIVRENCATEYSGLNPQDDVMERLLSARRGK, encoded by the coding sequence ATGGCCAAAGACGGAACAAATCGTGGAGGTGCCCGTATAGGCTCCGGTCAAAAGAAGAAACCGCTTGCTGACAAAATTGCAGAGGGAAATCCCGGTAAGAGAAAGCTTGAAGTCGTGGAGTTCCAAAATACCGCTGACCTGAAGGGGCAAGAAATGCCAAAGCCAATGGCCATGCTCTCCGCAGTGCAAAAGGATGGGAAAACCCTAGTAGCAAGTGAAATCTATGAAATTACATGGAAATGGCTTGAGGAACGTGGCTGTGCCCATTTGGTACTTCCACAGCTTCTAGAGCGATATGCCATGAGTGCGGCCAGATGGATACAGTGTGAGGAAGCAGTAACTGAGTTTGGCTTTCTAGCTAAGCACCCAACCACCGGCAATGCTATTCAAAGTCCCTATGTAGCGATGAGTCAGAACTTTATGAGTCAGACAAATAGGCTATGGATGGAGATATATCAAATCGTTCGAGAGAATTGTGCTACAGAGTATTCAGGTTTAAATCCACAGGACGACGTGATGGAGCGACTGCTATCTGCCCGCAGAGGAAAATAA
- a CDS encoding HNH endonuclease, giving the protein MPKKPKRPCSYPGCPELTDKRFCEEHGKKEAARYEKYDRDPATRKRYGRAWKRIRDRYIAAHPLCEECKRQGKLTPATEVHHILPLARGGTHDRSNLMALCTPCHSAITVRDGDRWRTR; this is encoded by the coding sequence ATGCCAAAAAAACCTAAGCGACCGTGCTCTTACCCTGGTTGCCCAGAGCTAACCGACAAGCGCTTTTGTGAAGAGCATGGCAAGAAGGAAGCCGCACGGTATGAAAAGTATGACCGTGATCCAGCAACCCGTAAGCGTTATGGGCGTGCTTGGAAAAGAATACGTGACCGTTACATTGCAGCTCATCCTCTTTGTGAGGAATGTAAACGACAAGGAAAGCTGACCCCAGCAACCGAAGTGCATCACATTCTTCCACTTGCAAGAGGAGGGACTCACGATAGAAGTAATCTGATGGCTCTTTGTACACCTTGCCACTCTGCAATCACAGTAAGAGATGGAGACCGTTGGAGAACCCGGTAG